One part of the Dehalococcoidales bacterium genome encodes these proteins:
- a CDS encoding nitroreductase family protein produces the protein MIDGRRSRRRFDEKPLKTKHLKRLEAVCADFRPFESARAVLVTESPERVFKGAIGPYGKIRGAPAFIAFVGNMQSPIVQEQIGYMGEGIVLEAEALHVNTCWVSGTFRPDATAALLGINKNEAVLAVTPVGYATPRLSFEEKLLTGFGRTHRRKPLSDLVIGLEQTEWPQWIRAALESARLAPSAVNRQPWRFHVEWDSITVAIDSGKLKRESVQSKRLDCGIAMLHIEVAAVHHGVRGNWRFFNPPLVARFMVADKAV, from the coding sequence GTGATTGATGGCAGGAGATCGCGCAGGCGATTCGACGAGAAACCACTGAAGACGAAGCACCTCAAACGCCTGGAGGCGGTCTGCGCGGATTTCAGGCCCTTCGAGAGCGCCCGTGCCGTACTGGTAACGGAATCGCCCGAACGCGTCTTCAAGGGCGCGATTGGGCCCTACGGCAAGATCAGGGGAGCGCCGGCGTTCATTGCCTTCGTCGGCAACATGCAAAGCCCCATTGTGCAGGAGCAGATCGGCTATATGGGGGAAGGAATCGTGCTCGAGGCCGAAGCCCTGCACGTGAACACCTGCTGGGTGAGCGGTACGTTCCGGCCGGACGCGACGGCCGCGCTGCTTGGTATCAACAAGAACGAGGCGGTTCTGGCCGTTACGCCTGTGGGCTACGCGACGCCGCGGTTGTCCTTTGAGGAGAAGCTACTGACTGGGTTTGGCCGCACGCACAGACGAAAGCCTCTTTCGGACCTCGTGATCGGCCTTGAGCAAACCGAATGGCCCCAGTGGATCAGGGCGGCGCTGGAATCCGCACGCTTGGCTCCCTCGGCGGTCAACCGGCAGCCGTGGCGGTTCCACGTCGAGTGGGACAGCATCACCGTGGCGATCGACAGCGGTAAGCTGAAGAGGGAGTCTGTGCAGTCGAAGCGGTTGGACTGCGGTATTGCCATGCTGCACATTGAGGTAGCCGCAGTTCACCATGGGGTGAGAGGCAACTGGAGGTTCTTCAACCCTCCCCTGGTGGCCCGCTTCATGGTCGCGGACAAGGCGGTGTAG